The Leucobacter rhizosphaerae genome includes a region encoding these proteins:
- a CDS encoding aldehyde dehydrogenase family protein has translation MRHSAVTNIIDGLPVAGSGDRYDLVDPATGQHLIEYRGAAPAEVDLAFAAATAAATSWRRTTPAERHARILRLADAIEANLDRILDVEIAETGKPRETTREMELLRAIDQLRFFAGLGRAPQGIAQGEFAAGFSSSIRREPIGVVAQVTPWNYPFMMAIWKIAPALAAGNTIVLKPAETTPGSSVLLAQLAAEVLPAGVLNVVVGGRETGRLLSEHRAADMVAITGSVRAGSEVMSAASRNITRVHLELGGKAPAVVFADANLDLAVPGIASAAFFNAGQDCTAATRAIVHESILDEFLDRLKAHTATITTGGPDQPGAFHGPLNSLAQLERVQAVLGRLPDHVAVEAGGYRLEPGYFLKPTVLSGVRQDDEVVQAELFAPILTVQSFTTEAEAIELANGVDLALASSLWTTNHGRATELAGLLDFGTVWINCHQVIPAEMPHGGYKASGLGKDLSLYGYEDYTRIKHVMSAHAR, from the coding sequence ATGCGGCACAGCGCGGTCACCAACATCATCGACGGCCTCCCCGTCGCGGGATCCGGCGACCGGTACGACCTCGTCGATCCCGCGACCGGGCAGCACCTCATCGAGTACCGCGGCGCGGCACCGGCCGAGGTGGACCTGGCCTTCGCCGCCGCCACCGCGGCCGCGACGTCCTGGCGCCGGACGACCCCGGCCGAGCGGCACGCGCGGATCCTGCGGCTCGCCGACGCGATCGAGGCGAACCTCGATCGGATCCTGGACGTCGAGATCGCCGAGACCGGCAAGCCGCGAGAGACCACCCGCGAGATGGAGCTGCTGCGCGCCATCGACCAGCTGCGGTTCTTCGCCGGGCTCGGGCGGGCGCCGCAGGGGATCGCGCAGGGCGAGTTCGCCGCGGGGTTCAGCTCGTCGATCCGGCGCGAGCCCATTGGCGTCGTGGCGCAGGTCACACCCTGGAACTACCCGTTCATGATGGCGATCTGGAAGATCGCCCCCGCGCTCGCCGCCGGCAACACGATTGTGCTGAAACCGGCCGAGACCACCCCGGGCAGCTCGGTGCTCCTCGCTCAGCTCGCCGCGGAGGTCCTCCCCGCGGGCGTGCTCAACGTCGTGGTGGGCGGGCGCGAGACCGGCAGGCTGCTCTCGGAGCACCGCGCGGCCGACATGGTCGCGATCACCGGCAGCGTGCGAGCGGGCTCGGAGGTGATGTCCGCGGCGTCCCGCAACATTACCCGCGTGCACTTGGAGCTCGGCGGCAAGGCGCCGGCGGTCGTCTTCGCCGACGCGAACCTCGACCTCGCGGTGCCGGGGATCGCCTCGGCGGCGTTCTTCAACGCAGGGCAGGACTGCACCGCGGCGACCCGCGCGATCGTGCACGAGAGCATCCTCGACGAGTTCCTCGATCGTCTCAAAGCGCACACCGCCACGATCACGACCGGTGGGCCGGATCAACCTGGCGCGTTCCACGGGCCGCTCAACAGCCTCGCGCAGCTCGAGCGCGTGCAGGCCGTGCTGGGCCGGCTGCCGGATCACGTCGCGGTCGAGGCCGGCGGGTACCGCCTCGAGCCGGGCTACTTCTTGAAGCCGACCGTGCTCTCCGGCGTTCGGCAGGACGACGAGGTCGTGCAGGCCGAGCTGTTCGCGCCGATCCTGACCGTGCAGAGCTTCACGACCGAGGCGGAGGCGATCGAGCTCGCCAACGGCGTCGACCTGGCGCTCGCCTCGAGCCTGTGGACGACGAATCACGGTCGTGCCACCGAACTCGCCGGGCTGCTCGACTTCGGCACCGTGTGGATCAACTGCCACCAGGTGATTCCCGCGGAGATGCCGCACGGCGGCTACAAGGCTTCCGGGCTGGGCAAGGACCTCTCGCTCTACGGCTACGAGGACTACACCCGCATCAAACACGTGATGAGCGCGCACGCGCGCTGA
- a CDS encoding helix-turn-helix domain-containing protein → MHSVLAPALPEGRPEDLTWDWMLARLRDELPDLVDDFLQEFRAKEPYPDDQVPDQDIADTARQTFDLLIRRLRDEPDPPGAAGVMERLAARRAQQGVPLSTFLRAVRIDFRVMWLRLQRIAGVDGNAVLAQNVMHLLDTVDAYVDSLREAYRAEVDRIDRTAAAHRHRMVMRLFDGKPISASELELIAGRLRMRALADYEVVAVMGEGITAMIARYGSDPRVGIFESASAMILFREQQGPEQWRRDAHERGGYVGGVAGLAGVYAAGRLALEIAANAPPTPKILATEDEVWATVARSHLLQVFPARTTALLESLDGLAEHERERVVEAVQTYLTSGSIKETAEQLYCHRNTVINRLRAFAERTGFDPTVPREAAWILVALAPAAGD, encoded by the coding sequence ATGCACTCCGTCCTCGCTCCCGCCCTGCCGGAGGGCCGCCCGGAGGACCTGACGTGGGACTGGATGCTCGCGCGGCTCCGCGACGAACTGCCCGATCTCGTCGACGACTTCCTGCAGGAGTTCCGCGCGAAGGAACCGTACCCCGACGACCAGGTGCCGGATCAGGACATCGCGGACACGGCCCGGCAGACATTCGACCTGCTCATCCGGCGACTCCGCGACGAGCCCGACCCGCCGGGCGCCGCGGGAGTCATGGAGCGGCTCGCCGCGCGTCGTGCCCAGCAGGGCGTGCCCCTCTCCACCTTCCTGCGCGCGGTCCGCATCGATTTCCGGGTGATGTGGCTCCGCCTGCAGCGCATCGCGGGCGTGGACGGCAACGCGGTGCTGGCGCAGAACGTCATGCACTTGCTCGACACGGTCGACGCGTACGTGGATTCCCTGCGCGAGGCCTACCGGGCGGAGGTCGATCGCATCGACCGCACCGCCGCCGCGCACCGGCACCGGATGGTCATGCGGTTGTTCGACGGCAAGCCGATCTCGGCCAGCGAGCTCGAGCTCATCGCCGGCCGACTCCGCATGCGGGCGCTCGCGGACTACGAGGTCGTCGCGGTGATGGGCGAGGGGATCACCGCCATGATCGCGCGCTACGGCTCGGATCCGCGGGTCGGGATCTTCGAGAGTGCGAGCGCGATGATCCTCTTCCGCGAGCAGCAGGGTCCGGAGCAGTGGCGGCGCGACGCGCACGAGCGCGGCGGGTACGTCGGCGGGGTGGCCGGGCTGGCCGGGGTGTACGCGGCCGGGCGGCTCGCACTGGAGATCGCGGCGAATGCTCCCCCCACCCCCAAGATCCTCGCGACCGAGGACGAGGTGTGGGCGACCGTGGCGCGGTCGCATCTGCTGCAGGTGTTCCCGGCTCGGACGACCGCACTGCTCGAATCGCTCGACGGGCTCGCCGAGCACGAGCGGGAGCGCGTGGTCGAGGCCGTGCAGACGTACCTGACGAGCGGATCGATCAAGGAGACCGCCGAGCAGCTGTACTGCCACCGCAACACCGTCATCAACCGACTGCGCGCCTTCGCGGAACGGACGGGGTTCGACCCCACCGTGCCCCGCGAGGCGGCCTGGATCCTGGTGGCGCTGGCACCGGCTGCGGGCGACTAG
- a CDS encoding zinc-binding dehydrogenase, whose protein sequence is MSVTANAVLFAGGDSTPVITEVEYRAPRAGEVLVRMTAAGVCHSDLHVLNGDWPFDHRVALGHEGAGIVEAVGEGSDLAPGDQVVLSWYAPCGRCDACVAGQSWLCSASGAVTNGLPDGSTPITVADGEEARPYLGVGTFSEVTVVPRSAVVKIPAAVPPAVAALIGCSITTGIGAVLNTADVRAGQTAVVVGAGGVGQAIILGLKLAGASKIIAVDLSEDRLAIAQELGATDVFLGSDPDVVEQVRAAAGGSGVDFAFDAIGVPRVTSGMPDYLKPGGAVVLVGMPARDAEATITPWRLIVFGQRLLGCNYGSSRPQVDFVRIANLYLAGQLPLDLMVGERISQDRAVEAVQALTNPTGKRKIVEFH, encoded by the coding sequence ATGTCAGTCACAGCAAACGCCGTGCTCTTCGCCGGCGGCGACAGCACCCCCGTGATCACCGAGGTCGAGTACCGCGCGCCGCGAGCGGGCGAGGTGCTCGTGCGCATGACCGCGGCCGGCGTCTGCCACTCCGACCTGCACGTGCTCAACGGCGACTGGCCTTTCGACCACCGCGTCGCGCTGGGCCACGAGGGCGCCGGCATCGTCGAGGCGGTGGGTGAGGGCAGTGACCTCGCCCCCGGCGACCAGGTCGTGCTCTCGTGGTACGCCCCGTGCGGCCGGTGCGACGCGTGCGTCGCCGGGCAGAGCTGGCTGTGCAGCGCCAGCGGCGCCGTGACCAACGGGCTCCCCGACGGCAGCACGCCCATCACCGTCGCGGACGGCGAGGAGGCGCGCCCGTACCTGGGAGTCGGCACCTTCTCCGAGGTCACGGTGGTGCCCCGCTCGGCGGTCGTGAAGATCCCCGCCGCGGTGCCGCCCGCGGTCGCCGCGCTCATCGGCTGCTCGATCACCACCGGGATCGGCGCAGTGCTCAACACCGCCGACGTGCGCGCCGGACAGACCGCCGTCGTCGTCGGCGCCGGAGGCGTCGGCCAGGCGATCATCCTCGGGCTGAAGCTCGCGGGCGCCAGCAAGATCATCGCGGTGGACCTCTCCGAGGACCGGCTCGCGATCGCGCAGGAGCTCGGGGCCACCGACGTCTTCCTGGGCAGCGACCCGGACGTCGTCGAGCAGGTGCGCGCGGCCGCGGGCGGCTCGGGCGTCGACTTCGCCTTCGACGCGATCGGGGTGCCGCGGGTCACGAGCGGGATGCCCGACTACCTGAAGCCCGGTGGCGCCGTGGTGCTGGTGGGCATGCCGGCGCGCGACGCCGAAGCGACCATCACCCCCTGGCGCCTCATCGTGTTCGGGCAGCGTCTGCTCGGCTGCAACTACGGCTCCTCGCGCCCGCAGGTCGACTTCGTGCGGATTGCGAACCTCTACCTCGCGGGGCAGCTGCCGCTCGACCTCATGGTCGGCGAGCGCATCTCGCAGGATCGCGCCGTCGAGGCGGTCCAGGCGCTCACGAACCCCACCGGCAAGCGCAAGATCGTCGAGTTCCACTGA
- a CDS encoding amidohydrolase translates to MQHPPSEHTPREDTVFRNAVVHTQDPGMPAARSVRVSGGRITEVSTGEVRTGGARVIDLEGATLVPGFNDVHAHSIWFGLSKLELDLSTAATLAELYDAVADRAGRAAPGEWIVASGFSHIRLGGQYPDRDALDRAAGGRPVWLKHNSGHFAFVNGAALQLIEARADLSAPIEGGVVTVDSAGRPTGLLEENAMSLVQDLVLPYPTATIADALDLATQHYLREGITSVTDAGIAGGWIGNSPREFAAYQIARAEGRLHTRMQPMFIIDALHAIPGHETDHDILTLDGGIHTGFGDDWLQLGPVKIFSDGSLLGSTASLSEHYFGCPDNHGYLQESPETLRSRALRAYAGGWSIAMHAIGDHAVDQAISIIGEAQRRFGRRAIPNRIEHAGIVRDDQLPLLAELGIAVTPQPFFLREFGDAMVEKIGAERVGQLYRGRSFLDAGIMLPGSSDRPVADGNVLAGIQSFVERRTGSGAIVAADERLSAAQALAAYTVGSASATGQAHNRGTIRPGMLADLVVLGDDPLTVPSARIADIDLLATVIDGRIAVGAERLGG, encoded by the coding sequence GTGCAGCACCCACCGTCGGAGCACACCCCCCGCGAGGACACGGTCTTCCGCAACGCGGTCGTCCACACCCAGGATCCCGGGATGCCCGCTGCACGGTCGGTACGGGTGAGCGGCGGCAGGATCACCGAGGTCTCGACGGGCGAGGTTCGGACCGGGGGCGCGCGAGTGATCGACCTCGAGGGCGCCACGCTCGTCCCCGGATTCAACGACGTGCACGCCCACAGCATCTGGTTCGGCCTCAGCAAACTCGAGCTCGACCTCAGCACCGCCGCGACCCTGGCCGAGCTCTACGATGCCGTCGCCGATCGGGCCGGCCGCGCCGCGCCCGGGGAGTGGATCGTCGCGAGCGGCTTCAGCCATATCCGTCTCGGCGGGCAGTATCCGGATCGTGATGCGCTCGACCGCGCTGCCGGCGGCCGCCCCGTCTGGCTGAAGCACAACTCCGGTCACTTCGCGTTCGTCAACGGCGCCGCGCTCCAGCTGATCGAGGCGCGCGCCGACCTGTCCGCGCCCATCGAGGGCGGCGTCGTAACCGTCGACTCCGCTGGTCGACCCACGGGTCTGCTCGAGGAGAACGCGATGTCGCTCGTGCAGGACCTCGTGCTCCCCTACCCCACCGCGACGATCGCCGACGCGCTCGACCTCGCCACCCAGCACTACTTGCGCGAGGGCATCACGAGCGTCACCGACGCCGGCATCGCCGGGGGCTGGATCGGCAACTCGCCCCGGGAGTTCGCCGCGTACCAGATCGCCCGCGCCGAGGGCCGGCTGCACACCCGGATGCAGCCCATGTTCATCATCGACGCCCTGCACGCGATCCCGGGCCACGAGACCGACCACGACATCTTGACGCTCGACGGCGGAATCCACACCGGCTTCGGCGACGACTGGCTGCAGCTCGGCCCCGTCAAGATCTTCAGCGACGGCTCGCTGCTCGGCTCGACGGCCTCGCTCTCCGAGCACTACTTCGGGTGCCCCGACAATCACGGCTACCTGCAGGAGTCGCCGGAGACGCTGCGCTCCCGCGCCCTGCGCGCCTACGCCGGAGGCTGGTCGATCGCCATGCACGCGATCGGCGACCACGCCGTGGACCAGGCGATCTCGATCATCGGCGAGGCGCAGCGGCGATTCGGGCGGCGGGCGATCCCGAACCGGATCGAGCACGCCGGGATCGTGCGCGACGACCAGCTCCCGCTGCTCGCCGAGCTCGGGATCGCCGTCACCCCGCAGCCGTTCTTCCTAAGGGAGTTCGGCGACGCGATGGTCGAGAAGATCGGCGCGGAGCGGGTCGGGCAGCTCTATCGAGGTCGCTCGTTCCTCGACGCGGGAATCATGCTGCCGGGTTCGTCGGATCGCCCGGTTGCCGACGGCAATGTACTCGCCGGGATCCAGTCCTTCGTGGAGCGGCGCACCGGATCGGGCGCGATCGTGGCCGCGGACGAGCGACTCTCGGCCGCGCAGGCGCTCGCCGCCTACACGGTCGGGTCGGCCAGCGCGACGGGTCAGGCCCACAACCGCGGCACGATCCGCCCCGGCATGCTCGCGGACCTTGTGGTGCTCGGCGATGATCCGCTCACAGTGCCGAGCGCTCGCATCGCCGACATCGATCTGCTCGCGACCGTGATCGACGGGCGGATCGCCGTCGGCGCCGAGCGCCTCGGCGGCTGA